A window of the Kosakonia sp. BYX6 genome harbors these coding sequences:
- the sctI gene encoding type III secretion system inner rod subunit SctI — protein MNIINHRSLPIDRMLTVPDEPPTQQQADRFSALLQADLPSGAVSPQEMLTRQLNTVGLTVGVDLCAKLTGSVSQSINKLVNMT, from the coding sequence ATGAACATCATCAATCATCGATCACTCCCCATCGACCGGATGCTGACAGTGCCTGATGAACCCCCAACGCAACAGCAAGCGGATCGCTTCTCTGCGCTTTTACAGGCTGATTTGCCGTCTGGCGCAGTATCTCCACAAGAGATGCTCACCCGGCAACTTAACACGGTGGGATTAACGGTGGGGGTCGATCTCTGCGCCAAGCTGACGGGCTCCGTATCGCAATCGATCAATAAGCTGGTGAACATGACATGA
- a CDS encoding type III secretion system domain-containing protein, translating into MLQLYRYMWQPARYASREWLHLLGFHPPDGWHYGDNPARDRALDQALRARLKPVAITGCLNDRQQRLASLAPRMVTYALGLGLMPLACSDYFMLPDYRQALLKWFTDDEIWRLYGWLGHTSNTRLSVQAMSTTAINIGTLALHRAARHNPVLHALLILLPPPQRALWPKVPQTALMFLESLL; encoded by the coding sequence GTGCTGCAACTCTATCGGTATATGTGGCAGCCCGCGCGTTATGCATCGCGGGAATGGCTGCACCTGTTGGGCTTTCATCCGCCTGATGGCTGGCATTATGGAGACAATCCGGCGCGGGATCGCGCCCTTGACCAGGCCTTGCGCGCCCGCTTGAAGCCGGTTGCCATTACTGGTTGTTTGAATGACCGGCAGCAGCGGCTGGCTAGCCTGGCGCCTCGTATGGTGACGTATGCGCTGGGGCTGGGATTAATGCCCCTCGCTTGCAGTGATTACTTTATGTTGCCTGATTACCGGCAAGCACTGCTCAAGTGGTTCACTGACGATGAAATCTGGCGTTTGTACGGCTGGCTTGGGCACACAAGCAACACGCGGCTCTCTGTGCAGGCAATGTCAACGACAGCAATAAACATCGGCACCCTGGCTTTACACCGGGCGGCGCGACACAACCCGGTTTTACACGCGTTGTTAATCCTGTTGCCGCCACCCCAACGGGCGCTTTGGCCGAAGGTGCCTCAAACCGCGCTCATGTTTCTGGAGTCTTTACTATGA
- the ssaJ gene encoding EscJ/YscJ/HrcJ family type III secretion inner membrane ring protein SsaJ: MKWIRRMCLACLVMLLTACRVGLYHSLQEEEANQMLAILMQHHIDADKQQEEGGVTLNVEQSQFINAEELLRLNGFPRRKFITADTMFPPNQLVVSPLEEQQKISFLKEQRIAGMLSQMDGVVNATVTIALLPTDGESSASPTSVAVFIKYSPQVNLEAFRTNIKELIEKSIPGLEYSQISILMQPAELRMLADLTDLQSLTTPGVMNTDNRKVMQWLTRYSRWLTLMLLCLVSLTALLTFHHWRKHRH; encoded by the coding sequence ATGAAGTGGATACGCAGAATGTGCCTGGCCTGCCTGGTGATGTTGCTCACGGCATGCCGTGTGGGGCTTTATCACTCGCTGCAAGAGGAGGAAGCCAATCAGATGCTGGCCATCCTGATGCAGCACCATATCGATGCGGATAAACAGCAGGAAGAAGGCGGCGTGACGTTAAACGTCGAGCAATCCCAGTTTATCAATGCCGAAGAGTTACTCAGGCTTAACGGCTTTCCACGGCGGAAATTCATCACGGCCGACACCATGTTTCCGCCCAATCAACTGGTGGTATCGCCACTGGAGGAACAGCAGAAAATCAGCTTTTTGAAAGAACAGCGCATCGCCGGAATGCTCAGCCAGATGGATGGCGTCGTCAATGCCACCGTCACGATTGCGCTGCTGCCGACAGACGGCGAAAGCAGCGCCAGCCCAACGTCCGTTGCGGTGTTTATCAAATATTCACCGCAGGTGAACTTAGAGGCGTTTCGCACGAACATTAAGGAATTGATTGAAAAATCGATTCCAGGGCTTGAGTACAGCCAAATCAGTATTCTGATGCAACCAGCTGAATTAAGGATGCTGGCCGATTTGACCGATCTTCAAAGCCTCACAACGCCGGGTGTCATGAACACGGATAACAGGAAGGTGATGCAATGGCTAACCCGATACTCTCGTTGGTTAACGTTAATGCTGTTGTGTCTGGTGAGCCTGACGGCTCTGCTGACGTTCCACCACTGGCGCAAACACCGGCACTAA
- the sctL gene encoding type III secretion system stator protein SctL, producing the protein MSLSTLPLLELETNQRLPQQNVIEAQWLQSQIHLALEKEQDEKQSRSILNAARRKAEKIVRDSAYSQLKQQKKWEAENAILRRNMLEQMESEWLAKHVKRLCEEETQHQQCVDQAAEFILNSVEQVLSAWFDQQPIDSTLCHRLAKQAQSMAQEGALRLRIHPQHLALMREHFGDRFTLVEDPDFAPDRAELASMHYSVEFSLSEHFWQLLAWLRKGDDTGGKNECQS; encoded by the coding sequence ATGAGCCTTTCCACCTTACCGCTGCTTGAGCTTGAGACAAACCAGCGGCTTCCCCAGCAAAACGTCATTGAAGCGCAGTGGTTACAGTCGCAAATCCACCTTGCCCTCGAAAAAGAGCAGGATGAAAAACAGTCCCGCAGCATACTCAACGCAGCCCGGCGAAAGGCGGAGAAAATCGTGCGTGACAGCGCGTATTCGCAGCTTAAACAGCAGAAAAAATGGGAAGCGGAAAACGCCATCCTGCGCCGAAATATGCTGGAACAAATGGAGTCGGAGTGGCTGGCAAAGCACGTAAAGCGTTTATGCGAGGAAGAAACGCAGCATCAGCAATGCGTTGATCAGGCGGCAGAGTTCATTCTGAACAGCGTCGAACAAGTATTGAGCGCATGGTTCGATCAACAACCGATCGACAGCACCTTATGCCACCGTCTGGCGAAACAGGCGCAGTCGATGGCGCAGGAAGGGGCGCTTCGATTACGCATCCATCCTCAGCACCTGGCACTGATGCGTGAACACTTTGGCGATCGGTTCACACTGGTTGAAGACCCGGATTTCGCCCCGGACAGGGCCGAACTCGCCTCAATGCACTATTCCGTGGAATTTTCACTCAGCGAGCACTTCTGGCAGTTATTGGCCTGGCTTCGCAAAGGTGATGACACAGGAGGCAAGAATGAATGCCAATCTTAA
- the glmU gene encoding bifunctional UDP-N-acetylglucosamine diphosphorylase/glucosamine-1-phosphate N-acetyltransferase GlmU — protein sequence MLNANLSVVILAAGKGTRMYSDLPKVLHTLAGKSMVQHVIDAANNLGADHVHLVYGHGGELLKQRLTDDKLNWVLQAEQLGTGHAMQQAAPFFADDEDILMLYGDVPLISVETLQRLRDAKPQGGIGLLTVKLDDPTGYGRITRENGVVTGIVEQKDASEAERLINEINTGILVANGGDLKRWLSKLTNNNAQGEYYITDIISLAYQEGREITAVHPQRLSEVEGVNNRLQLSRLERAYQSEHAEKLLLAGVMLRDPARFDLRGTLTHGRDVEIDANVIIEGNVKLGDRVKIGAGCILKNTVIGDDCEISPYSVVEDARLDADCTVGPFARLRPGAELLAGAHVGNFVEMKKARLGKGSKAGHLTYLGDAEIGDNVNVGAGVITCNYDGANKFKTIIGDDVFVGSDTQLVAPVTVAKGATIAAGTTVTRDVAENELVLSRVPQVNKQGWQRPVKKK from the coding sequence ATGTTGAACGCAAATTTGAGTGTGGTGATCCTTGCTGCTGGCAAAGGCACACGCATGTATTCCGATCTGCCCAAAGTGCTGCATACCCTTGCAGGAAAATCGATGGTTCAGCATGTCATTGATGCCGCTAATAATCTTGGTGCCGATCACGTTCATCTGGTTTATGGTCACGGCGGCGAACTGCTCAAACAGCGCCTTACTGACGATAAACTCAACTGGGTGCTGCAAGCTGAACAACTCGGCACCGGTCACGCCATGCAACAGGCCGCGCCATTTTTCGCAGACGACGAAGACATTTTAATGCTCTATGGCGATGTCCCGCTGATCTCAGTCGAGACCCTCCAGCGCCTGCGCGATGCGAAACCGCAGGGCGGCATTGGCCTTCTCACCGTTAAACTCGACGATCCCACCGGTTATGGTCGCATCACGCGCGAAAATGGCGTGGTGACGGGTATTGTCGAACAGAAAGATGCCAGCGAAGCCGAGCGCCTGATTAATGAGATCAATACCGGCATTTTGGTCGCCAATGGCGGCGATCTGAAACGCTGGCTCAGCAAACTCACCAATAATAATGCCCAGGGTGAATACTACATCACGGACATCATCAGCCTGGCGTATCAAGAAGGACGTGAAATCACCGCCGTGCATCCGCAGCGCTTAAGCGAAGTGGAAGGGGTTAACAACCGCCTGCAACTGTCACGTCTTGAACGCGCTTATCAGTCTGAGCACGCTGAAAAATTGCTGCTGGCTGGCGTTATGCTGCGCGATCCTGCTCGTTTCGATCTGCGCGGTACGCTGACCCACGGGCGAGATGTGGAGATCGATGCTAACGTAATTATCGAAGGCAACGTCAAACTCGGCGATCGCGTGAAGATTGGCGCGGGTTGCATCCTGAAAAATACCGTGATTGGTGACGATTGTGAAATCAGCCCGTACAGCGTGGTAGAAGATGCGCGCCTGGACGCCGATTGCACCGTCGGGCCGTTCGCGCGTTTGCGCCCCGGCGCAGAGCTGCTGGCTGGCGCGCACGTGGGCAACTTCGTTGAAATGAAAAAAGCGCGTCTGGGTAAAGGCTCCAAAGCCGGTCATCTGACTTACCTGGGCGATGCGGAAATCGGCGACAACGTAAATGTCGGCGCAGGTGTGATTACGTGCAATTACGATGGCGCAAACAAATTTAAAACCATCATCGGCGATGATGTTTTCGTTGGCTCCGATACGCAATTGGTGGCGCCGGTTACTGTGGCAAAAGGCGCAACTATCGCCGCCGGTACCACTGTTACGCGCGATGTCGCTGAAAATGAACTGGTGTTAAGCCGTGTACCGCAGGTTAACAAACAGGGCTGGCAGCGTCCGGTGAAGAAAAAGTAA
- a CDS encoding SepL/TyeA/HrpJ family type III secretion system protein, with protein MNANLNEVNAISFPEPSSSQNTGQEEAISPAMLAMEVLQETAGSAIYETLEEMGMALSGKLWEQKKQPGVETSQRRQQALLRLVKQMQENTSLVLGLSAMKSSDCPELERAQQIIVIALALAAGGVSGEKKRALQARLDALTTQEGWELAVCSLLELNTVDSAMLASLKRLMQQAIDEDEMPLSQWFKRVASWPDRRERVRILLRAMAFELSVCVDASQQQRLAAVLVRLRRLLLFLGLEKECQREERICQLAPGTVLPLLLDIIGERWLFRDRLLSRLTAIVASPRMLNRLLQQLDALFTWLPDRCFNDDDQREQILETVREVKGVQVFP; from the coding sequence ATGAATGCCAATCTTAATGAGGTAAACGCGATCTCTTTTCCTGAGCCCTCTTCCAGCCAGAATACCGGGCAGGAAGAGGCTATTTCTCCCGCCATGCTGGCGATGGAGGTATTGCAGGAAACGGCGGGTTCAGCCATTTACGAAACGCTGGAAGAGATGGGAATGGCGCTCAGTGGCAAGCTGTGGGAGCAGAAAAAGCAACCTGGCGTTGAGACGTCGCAACGCAGGCAGCAAGCGTTACTGCGGCTGGTTAAGCAAATGCAGGAAAACACAAGCCTGGTGCTCGGCCTTTCTGCGATGAAAAGCAGCGATTGCCCCGAGCTTGAAAGGGCGCAGCAGATCATCGTTATCGCGCTGGCGCTTGCGGCGGGTGGGGTGTCAGGAGAGAAAAAACGCGCCCTGCAAGCGCGATTAGATGCGCTCACGACGCAGGAGGGATGGGAACTCGCCGTGTGTAGTTTGCTGGAGCTAAATACAGTTGATTCGGCGATGCTGGCATCGTTAAAACGCCTTATGCAGCAGGCCATTGATGAGGATGAGATGCCGTTGTCGCAGTGGTTCAAGCGCGTGGCAAGCTGGCCCGACCGCCGCGAGCGAGTGCGCATTTTGCTGCGCGCCATGGCGTTTGAACTGAGCGTCTGTGTCGATGCCTCACAGCAACAGCGCCTGGCTGCAGTGCTGGTACGTCTGCGCCGTTTGTTGTTGTTTCTGGGGCTGGAAAAAGAGTGCCAGCGCGAGGAGCGGATTTGCCAACTCGCGCCGGGCACCGTGTTGCCGTTGTTGCTCGATATCATTGGCGAGCGCTGGCTTTTTCGCGACAGGTTGCTTAGCAGGCTGACCGCGATCGTCGCTTCACCGCGCATGCTTAACCGGCTTCTCCAGCAACTGGATGCGCTCTTTACTTGGTTACCCGATCGCTGTTTTAACGATGACGATCAGCGTGAGCAAATCCTCGAAACCGTGCGGGAAGTGAAAGGGGTTCAGGTTTTCCCCTGA
- a CDS encoding EscV/YscV/HrcV family type III secretion system export apparatus protein: MKIRLINGAKLQQWLNACAHRQDIVLAVVLLIAIVMMILPLPTWVVDMLITVNLMFSVILLLVATYLNDPLDLSVFPSLLLITALYRLSLTISTSRLVLLQHNAGQIVDAFGRFVVGGNLTVGVVVFAIITIVQFIVITKGTERVAEVSARFSLDGMPGKQMSIDGDLRAGVIDADQARHLRQHVQRESRFLGAMDGAMKFVKGDTIAGIIVVLVNIIGGIIIAVAQYGMPLDEAVRTYSVLSIGDGLCGQIPSLLISLSAGIIVTRVPGEKRQNLASELSSQIARQPQALILTALVLILLACIPGFPFMTLALFAALLALPLIVLRRKKGGITIGSAGKVPEKESMMPGACPLMLRLTPALHCADLVRDIDAMRWRLFEDYGVPLPEVNIEVLAAEPTEWLSVLLYQEPVFSLSLPSEAHSMLLGAAPQVEGDCQTLPDGMGKISWFSQAMGEKARGLGFAIVSGTQRVTALLECVLLRHMAEFIGVQETRYLMDAMEKRYSELVKELQRQLPISKVTETLQRLVSEQVSIRDLRLIFGTLIDWAPREKDALMLTEYVRIALRRHILHRVNPQGDALPVLRIGEGIENLIRESIRQTAMGTYAELSPQHKSQILKLVEQAVEKSARLLIVTSVDARRFLRKMTETALFDVPVLSWQELGEASLVQVIDSIDLSEEALAEDDE; encoded by the coding sequence ATGAAGATCCGTCTGATAAATGGCGCGAAGCTACAGCAGTGGCTCAACGCGTGCGCCCATCGCCAGGATATTGTGCTGGCGGTTGTGCTGCTGATTGCCATTGTGATGATGATTCTGCCCCTACCGACATGGGTGGTGGATATGCTGATCACCGTCAACCTGATGTTTTCCGTGATCCTGCTATTAGTGGCGACCTACCTTAACGATCCGCTGGATTTGTCGGTCTTCCCGTCGTTGCTGCTTATTACCGCGCTGTACCGGTTGTCGCTGACGATAAGCACGTCCCGGCTGGTGCTGCTGCAACATAACGCCGGGCAAATTGTGGATGCGTTTGGCCGTTTTGTGGTTGGCGGAAACCTGACGGTCGGCGTGGTGGTGTTCGCCATCATCACCATTGTGCAATTCATTGTGATTACAAAGGGTACCGAGAGAGTGGCGGAAGTCTCTGCCCGCTTCTCACTGGACGGCATGCCCGGTAAGCAAATGAGTATCGATGGGGATTTGCGAGCAGGGGTTATTGATGCGGATCAGGCTCGCCATTTGCGCCAGCATGTCCAGCGGGAAAGTCGCTTTCTCGGCGCGATGGACGGTGCGATGAAGTTTGTCAAAGGCGACACCATCGCGGGCATTATTGTGGTGCTGGTGAACATTATCGGCGGCATTATTATTGCGGTTGCCCAGTACGGGATGCCGCTCGATGAAGCCGTGCGGACCTACAGCGTGCTGTCGATTGGCGACGGTTTATGCGGCCAAATCCCCTCTTTGTTAATTTCCCTGAGCGCCGGGATCATCGTGACCCGCGTTCCCGGCGAGAAGCGCCAGAACCTGGCGTCCGAACTCAGCTCCCAAATCGCCAGGCAGCCGCAGGCGTTGATCTTAACCGCGCTGGTGCTGATCCTGCTTGCCTGCATTCCCGGTTTTCCGTTTATGACGCTGGCCCTATTCGCCGCACTGCTGGCGTTACCATTGATAGTGCTGCGCCGCAAAAAGGGCGGCATCACAATAGGTAGCGCAGGAAAAGTGCCGGAAAAAGAGAGCATGATGCCCGGCGCCTGCCCGTTGATGTTACGCCTTACCCCCGCATTGCATTGCGCTGATTTGGTTCGTGATATCGACGCCATGCGCTGGCGGCTGTTTGAGGACTACGGTGTTCCGTTACCGGAAGTGAATATTGAAGTGCTGGCGGCTGAGCCAACGGAGTGGTTGAGCGTTCTGCTGTACCAGGAACCGGTTTTCTCTCTGTCGCTTCCTTCTGAAGCGCACTCCATGTTGCTGGGCGCGGCCCCGCAAGTGGAAGGGGACTGCCAGACACTGCCTGACGGGATGGGGAAAATCAGTTGGTTTTCACAGGCGATGGGCGAAAAAGCGCGGGGTCTTGGCTTTGCGATCGTTTCGGGGACTCAGCGCGTCACCGCCCTACTGGAATGCGTGTTACTGCGCCATATGGCGGAGTTTATCGGCGTTCAGGAGACGCGTTATCTCATGGATGCCATGGAAAAACGCTACTCCGAACTGGTCAAAGAGCTGCAACGCCAGCTTCCGATTAGCAAGGTCACCGAAACCTTGCAACGGCTGGTCTCGGAGCAGGTTTCCATTCGCGATTTACGCCTTATCTTCGGCACACTTATCGACTGGGCGCCACGTGAAAAAGACGCGCTGATGCTCACGGAGTACGTCCGCATCGCGCTGCGACGCCATATTCTGCATCGCGTTAACCCGCAAGGAGACGCGCTGCCGGTGTTACGCATCGGCGAAGGTATCGAGAACCTGATCCGCGAATCTATCCGCCAGACGGCGATGGGCACCTATGCCGAGTTGTCCCCCCAGCACAAATCTCAAATCCTCAAACTTGTCGAACAGGCCGTGGAAAAATCAGCCCGCTTACTGATCGTCACGTCCGTGGATGCACGGCGTTTTCTGCGAAAAATGACCGAAACGGCGCTGTTTGATGTGCCGGTTTTATCCTGGCAGGAGCTTGGCGAAGCCAGCCTTGTTCAGGTGATTGACAGTATCGACCTCAGCGAAGAGGCGTTAGCCGAAGATGATGAGTGA
- the glmS gene encoding glutamine--fructose-6-phosphate transaminase (isomerizing): protein MCGIVGAVAQRDVAEILLEGLRRLEYRGYDSAGLAVVDSEGRMTRLRRLGKVQMLSQAAEDHPLHGGTGIAHTRWATHGEPSEGNAHPHVSEHIVVVHNGIIENHEPLREELKARGYVFVSETDTEVIAHLVHWELEQGGTLREAVLRAIPQLRGAYGTVIMDTRDPGTLLAARSGSPLVIGLGMGENFIASDQLALLPVTRRFIFLEEGDIAEVTRRSVTVFDKSGAQVKRPDIESNLQYDAGDKGIYRHYMQKEIYEQPNAIKNTLTGRISHGEVDLSELGPNANEMLSKVEHIQIVACGTSYNSGMVSRYWFEALAGVPCDVEIASEFRYRKSAVRRNSLMITLSQSGETADTLAALRLSKELGYLGSLAICNVPGSSLVRESDLAMMTNAGTEIGVASTKAFTTQLTVLLMLVAKLSRLKGLDAAIEHDIVQGLQALPSRIEQMLSQDKRIEALAEDFSDKHHALFLGRGDQYPIALEGALKLKEISYIHAEAYAAGELKHGPLALIDADMPVIVVAPNNELLEKLKSNIEEVRARGGVLYVFADQDAGFTSSDNMHIIEMPHVEEVIAPIFYTVPLQLLAYHVALIKGTDVDQPRNLAKSVTVE, encoded by the coding sequence ATGTGTGGAATTGTAGGCGCAGTCGCGCAGCGTGATGTAGCAGAAATTCTTCTCGAAGGTTTACGTCGTCTCGAATACCGCGGATATGACTCTGCCGGTCTGGCCGTCGTCGACAGCGAAGGTCGCATGACCCGTCTGCGCCGCCTCGGCAAAGTGCAGATGCTTTCTCAGGCGGCGGAAGACCACCCGCTGCATGGCGGCACCGGTATCGCGCACACGCGTTGGGCAACGCACGGCGAACCGTCAGAAGGAAACGCGCATCCGCATGTTTCTGAACATATCGTCGTTGTCCACAACGGCATCATTGAAAACCATGAACCGCTGCGCGAAGAGTTAAAAGCGCGCGGCTATGTGTTCGTCTCTGAAACAGACACTGAAGTTATCGCGCACCTGGTGCACTGGGAGCTGGAACAGGGCGGTACGCTGCGTGAAGCGGTACTGCGTGCTATTCCGCAATTACGTGGCGCTTACGGCACCGTGATTATGGATACCCGCGATCCCGGCACGCTGCTGGCTGCGCGCTCCGGTAGCCCGCTGGTTATCGGTCTTGGTATGGGCGAAAACTTTATCGCCTCCGATCAGCTGGCGTTACTGCCGGTTACTCGCCGCTTTATCTTCCTTGAAGAAGGGGATATCGCCGAAGTGACCCGCCGTAGCGTCACGGTGTTTGATAAATCTGGCGCCCAGGTTAAACGCCCGGACATCGAATCCAATCTGCAATACGACGCCGGTGATAAAGGTATTTATCGCCACTACATGCAGAAAGAGATCTACGAGCAGCCGAACGCCATCAAAAATACCCTGACCGGTCGTATTAGCCACGGCGAAGTGGATCTCAGCGAATTGGGGCCGAACGCCAATGAAATGCTGTCGAAAGTCGAGCATATTCAAATCGTGGCCTGCGGGACCTCTTACAACTCCGGTATGGTTTCCCGTTACTGGTTTGAAGCGCTGGCTGGTGTGCCGTGTGATGTGGAAATCGCCTCTGAATTCCGCTATCGCAAATCCGCTGTGCGTCGCAACAGCCTGATGATCACGCTGTCGCAATCCGGTGAAACGGCAGATACGCTGGCGGCTCTGCGCTTGTCAAAAGAGCTGGGTTACCTGGGATCGCTGGCGATTTGTAACGTGCCGGGTTCCTCGCTGGTGCGTGAATCCGATCTGGCGATGATGACCAATGCCGGTACCGAAATCGGTGTCGCCTCGACCAAAGCGTTTACCACACAGTTAACCGTGTTGCTGATGCTGGTGGCGAAACTGAGCCGCCTGAAAGGTCTGGACGCGGCTATCGAACATGACATCGTGCAGGGTTTGCAGGCGCTGCCAAGCCGTATCGAGCAGATGCTGTCACAGGATAAACGCATTGAAGCGCTGGCAGAGGACTTCTCTGACAAGCATCACGCGCTGTTCCTCGGTCGCGGCGATCAGTATCCGATTGCGCTGGAAGGCGCGCTGAAACTGAAAGAGATCTCCTATATCCACGCTGAAGCCTACGCGGCCGGTGAGCTGAAACATGGCCCGCTGGCGCTGATCGATGCGGATATGCCGGTTATCGTTGTTGCGCCAAACAACGAACTGCTGGAAAAACTGAAATCGAACATTGAAGAAGTCCGCGCCCGTGGCGGCGTGCTGTATGTCTTCGCCGATCAGGATGCCGGTTTCACCAGCAGCGACAATATGCACATCATCGAGATGCCGCATGTAGAAGAAGTCATTGCACCTATTTTTTACACCGTGCCGCTGCAACTGCTGGCTTACCACGTTGCGCTGATCAAAGGCACCGACGTTGACCAGCCGCGTAACCTGGCGAAATCGGTGACCGTGGAATAA
- the sctF gene encoding type III secretion system needle filament subunit SctF produces MDVDQLVNRLSSLAHQAGDAINDKMSGNDLNNPEAMLQAQFAVQQYSTFINYESAMIKTIKDMLSGIIAKI; encoded by the coding sequence ATGGATGTTGATCAACTGGTAAATAGACTCTCCAGCCTGGCGCACCAGGCGGGGGACGCCATTAACGACAAGATGAGCGGCAACGATTTGAACAATCCCGAAGCGATGCTTCAGGCGCAATTTGCCGTGCAACAGTACTCCACGTTTATCAATTACGAGAGTGCGATGATCAAAACCATAAAGGACATGCTCAGTGGAATCATTGCCAAAATCTGA
- a CDS encoding EscG/YscG/SsaH family type III secretion system needle protein co-chaperone codes for MESLPKSDGLSDAERRLLLEVMFAGLNHNLRAQVQAMLPALPCIVPDQKLQALCLALLLAGLNEPRKAGQILERVDLPEAKALRPFFPYPRGGTQQ; via the coding sequence GTGGAATCATTGCCAAAATCTGACGGCCTCAGCGACGCAGAACGCCGCCTGTTGCTGGAAGTCATGTTCGCCGGGCTTAACCACAATTTGCGCGCTCAGGTGCAGGCCATGCTGCCAGCGCTGCCGTGTATTGTCCCGGATCAAAAATTACAGGCGCTGTGTCTGGCTTTACTGCTGGCAGGGCTCAATGAGCCGCGAAAAGCAGGCCAAATCCTAGAGCGGGTTGATCTTCCCGAAGCGAAAGCATTGCGCCCCTTTTTCCCGTACCCAAGGGGAGGAACCCAGCAATGA
- a CDS encoding type III secretion system protein SsaM (Salmonella pathogenicity island 2 protein; member of a type III secretion system involved in the survival and replication of Salmonella in a host cell; is involved in the secretion of translocator and effector proteins): MEWDLVTQRNIQLFIRLAGLAHHPLAADMQWRQAHYQTHLGYRHGRVSLCQLFPHSPFDKVRLLTLLSDWRPSAFYGIPQRVFQVRKGLAISCSPPPDSSAELWLQLHRRQIALMGSR; the protein is encoded by the coding sequence ATGGAGTGGGATCTGGTTACCCAACGCAATATTCAACTCTTTATACGCCTGGCGGGATTGGCTCATCATCCTCTGGCGGCGGATATGCAATGGCGACAGGCGCATTACCAAACGCACCTCGGTTACCGCCATGGTCGGGTCTCTCTGTGCCAGCTCTTTCCCCATTCTCCTTTCGACAAAGTGCGGCTGCTTACGTTGCTAAGCGACTGGCGACCATCGGCTTTTTACGGCATTCCTCAGCGGGTATTTCAGGTGCGCAAAGGGTTGGCGATCAGTTGTTCACCGCCGCCTGATTCCTCGGCGGAACTCTGGCTGCAGCTGCACCGGCGACAAATCGCCTTAATGGGGTCGCGATGA